The DNA segment ACATGCGGGTGGCCCTGGATACTGTCTGGGTGATGGTGGCCGGGTTTCTCGTGTTCTGGATGCACGCCGGCTTCGCGATGCTGGAGTCGGGCCTGTGCCGAGCCAAGAACACCGTCGCCATCCTGTATAAAAATTTCGGTGTCGTGGCAGTCTCCTCCCTCGCCTTCTGGGTGATCGGCTTCGCCCTCATGTTCGGCGACGGAAACGCCTTTACGGGAATGCACGGTCTTTTCCTCGCCGGGGCGGACAACAGCCCCCTCATGGGAAGCGCCTACAAGGGCGTATTCGCGTCTCTGAACTGGACCGGCATACCGCTTTACGCCAAATTCTTCTTTCAGCTCGTATTTGCGGCCACCGCGGCGACCATCGTCTCGGGCTGCGTCGCCGAGCGGATTCACTTTTCCTCCTTCATGATTTTCAGCTTTCTCCTCGTCGCCATCCTCTACCCCATTCAGGGACACTGGATCTGGGGCGGGGGATGGCTCGGATCATGGGGCTTTCTCGACTTTGCCGGCTCGACCGTCGTCCACTCCGTGGGCGGCTGGGCGGGTCTCGCCGGCATCATTGTCCTCGGACCCCGGCTGGGGAAGTACGACGCACAGGGCAGAATGACGCCCATTCCCGGCCACAACATGGCACTGGTCACGCTGGGCGGCTTCATCCTCTGGCTGGGATGGTTCGGATTCAATCCCGGAAGCACAATGGCGGCCGACCCCGGCGCCATCGCGCGAATCGCCGTCACGACCAATCTCGCCGCCGCCGCCGGCGTTATCACCTCGAGCATTTTCTCGCGAATGTTCTTCGGAAAAGCCGACCTTTCCATGAGCGTCAACGGCGCCCTGGCCGGGCTGGTGGCGATCACCGCCCCCTGCGCCTTCGTGACCCCGGCGGTGTCCGTCCTCATCGGCGCCATCGCGGGCACGCTGGTTTGTCTCTCGGTTCCCTTCTTCGACCGGGTGCGGATCGACGACCCGGTGGGCGCCATATCGGTCCATCTGGTGTGCGGCGTATTCGGGACCATCGCCCTCGGCCTCTGGGGCAACCCGGGACTCACGGGCGGTGCCGCAGGACTCTTCTACGGGGGCGGTACCGGGTTTCTCTTCAAACAAATCGTCGGCGTGGCCGCAGTGGGGGCTTTCACATTCGTCCTTTCACTCATACTGTGGTATATCGTCCGGGCCATCGTCGGAATCCGGGTGTCGCCCGAAAACGAATACACGGGTTTGGACTTGGCCGAGCACGGGATGGAGGCCTACCCCAAAAGCTGAGACCTGAAATCGGGCATTGCGGGGACGGGAAAACCGGATAAAATTTTCGACAAGGGGACTCTTTCCCGGAAGAGTCCCCTTGTGTCACCCTGCGGCTTTTGGCGAGCAGGCCGGAGGGAGGAGCTTTGCGGTGACAGCGCCCACGAGGTCGGCGGACAAGGATTTCGTCATCCACCAGGCCAAGGAACTCGGGGTCCGGTTTATCCGCCTCTGGTTCACGGACATCCTCGGCTTCCTCAAAAGCTTCGCCATCTCCGCGGAAGAGCTTGAAACGGCCATGTACGACGGCCATCTCTTCGATGGCTCCGCCATCGAGGGTTTCGCGCGGATCGAGGAGAGCGACATGTTCGCCCATCCCGATCCCACCACCTTCTGCGTCCTTCCCTGGCGCCCCAAGTCCGGCGGCGCCGTGGCCCGGATGTTCTGCGACATTCATCTTCCCGACGGCACGCCCTACACGGGCGACCCGCGGTACGTTCTTCAAAAAATGCTGAAAGAAGCGGCCGCCAAGGGCTTCACCTACTACGTCGGTGGAGAGTTCGAACACTACTACTTCCGGTCATCGGACCCGCCCCTGGAAACACTCGACCGCGGCGGCTACTTCGACCTGACACCGCTCGATGTGGCCAGCGATCTGCGACGCGAAACCGTGCTGAACCTTGAGGCCATGGGCATCGGGGTCGAATACAGCCACCACGAAGTCGGCCCGAGCCAGCACGAGATCGACCTTCGCTACGGGGATGCGCTCACCATGGCCGACAACGCCATGACCTACCGGCTCGTCGTCAAGGAAGTGGCCATGCACCACAATGTCTACGCCACCTTCATGCCCAAGCCGCTTGGCGACAGCAACGGGAACGGGATGCACACCCATCTTTCCCTGTTCCGGGGAAACGAAAACGCCTTTTTCGACCCAAAGAAAAAAGACGGGCTCTCCGATCTGTGCCTTGCCTTCATCGCGGGGCTTCTCCGGCATGCCCCCGAGCTGACGCTGGTATTCAACCAGTGGGCAAACAGCTACAAGCGCCTCGTGCCGGGCTTCGAGGCGCCCTTGTACCTCTCCTGGGCCCACAAGAACCGCAGCGATCTCATTCGAATCCCCACCCTGCGGCGGGGCCATGAGTCCGACACCCGCATCGAATTCCGCTCGCCTGACCCGGCCTGCAACCCCTACCTGACCTTCGCGTGCATGCTCGCCGCCGGGCTGGAAGGAGTCGAAAAGGGCTATCCGCCCGTCCCGCCTGTCGAGGAAAATGTTTTCGAATTGAGCCCCGAGGAACGCGCCAAAAGGGGCATCGGGACGCTGCCGAGCGACCTGAACGAGGCCATCAAGCTGGCCGAGGAGAGCGAATTGCTGAAACGGGTATTCGGCGAGGCCCTTCACCGGAAATTCATCGAGAACAAAAAGCTGGAATGGGAACGCTACCGCGCCCATGTTTCCGACTATGAGCTGAACACCTATCTGCCGATTCTTTAGCCCGGCCGGCTTCCCCCTACTCACCAACCGATGTGTGGCAATTCTCCGCCAGCCAGTCCAGATAGCTTTCGCGGCCCCGGTCCAGTGCCAGGGCGACCACCTCGGGCACGTCGTAGCTGTGCAGCTCGGCCACGCGGCGGGAGAGCGCTTCGAGATTCGAGGCCACGGTTTTGATGATCAGCAGCACCTCCGGATCGTCCTCGATCTTCCCCTTCCAGGCGTAGATGCTCCGCAGGCCCGGGACGATATTGACGCAAGCCGCCAGTTTCTCTCCCACGAGCGCCCGGGCAATCTTGGCACCCTCTTCCTCCGCGCCCGCCGTCACAAAAACGACCCGAAAATCCCGGCCTTCCCTGAGCTCTCCCAACGGCGTGCCTCCTTGAGACAGAGAAAAATACGGCGAGAATTCGCTTTAATAACGCATTGTAAATATCTGATATATCAGGATAAGACGGACTTTGAAATTATCACCCTCTGGATCTCGCTGGTCCCCTCGCCGATGGGCATCAAGCGAGCATCCCGCCAGAAGCGCCCCACCGGAGTATCGTCCAGATAGCCGGAGCCGCCGAAAATCTGAATGGCGCGATCGCACACCCTCACCGCCGCCTCGCTGGCGAAAAGCTTAGCCATCGAGGCGCTCTCTTCACACTCCTCCCCGGCGTCCCACCGGCGCGCCGCCTCTTCCGTCAGCGCCCGGGAGGCGGCCAGATCGATCGCGCTCTCGGCCAGCATCTCCCGGATCGCGCCAAAGTCCGAGATGTTCTTCCCGAACGCCCGGCGCTCGAGCGCGTAGTTCTCCGCCGCCTCCAACGCGCCCTGGCCGATGCCTGCGGCGATGCCGGAAACCCCGATCCGCCCCGGAACGATCACCGCCATGGCCTGGGCGAATCCCCCGCCGAGACGACCCAAAAGCCTGTCCCCGGGAATGCGGCAATTCTCGAACACGATCTCCGCCGTGTCCATCGAGCGCATCCCGAGTTTCCCCTTCAGGGGGCGGCTGGTTCTTCCCGCATCCCCTTTTTCCACGACAAAGGCGCTGATGCCGCCGTGCCCCTCACCGGTCCGCGCCATCACCACCAGCGTGGAAAAGCGGGAACCTTGGGAGATGAACATCTTCGCCCCGTTCAAGACATAGCCCCCCCCGTCTGCCGCCGCCCGGCATTTCAGCGCCGCCGCATCGCTCCCCGCGTCGGGCTCGGTGAGCGCCCAGGCCCCCAGGCCACCCTCCAGGAGGGGCGGAATCCACCGCTCTGCCTGCGCTTTACTCCCCCCGATACAAATGTGGCGCGCCGCCAGACCCGATGAGGCGGCAACGGTCAGGGAAAAGCTTGCGTCCACGCGCGCAAGCTCCTCCAGCACCAGAATATTTTCCGAAATCCCCCTGCCGCCCCCCCCGAGCGCCTCGGGAAACTCAACCCCCAGCAGCCCCAGACGGGCGGCCTCGAGGAAGGCCCCCTCCGGGAACGCTTCCGTGCGATCCCGATCGGCGGCGCCCGGGGCGAGACGCCCCTCGGCAAAATCGCGGGCCAGCGACCGAAGCGCCGCCTGCTCGTCTGTCAGATTCGGATGTGTGGCAATGGCCATCAAAATACCCGGAAAAGAACGGCATGGTGGAAGACGCGCCTGTTCGCCTCGCCCTCAACACTCATCGATGGTCTTGTCTACCGGAATGGGGCCCTTGTAGCCGGGAAGCCCTGCGACATACGGACAATCCTCGGGA comes from the bacterium genome and includes:
- a CDS encoding glutamine synthetase family protein, with amino-acid sequence MTAPTRSADKDFVIHQAKELGVRFIRLWFTDILGFLKSFAISAEELETAMYDGHLFDGSAIEGFARIEESDMFAHPDPTTFCVLPWRPKSGGAVARMFCDIHLPDGTPYTGDPRYVLQKMLKEAAAKGFTYYVGGEFEHYYFRSSDPPLETLDRGGYFDLTPLDVASDLRRETVLNLEAMGIGVEYSHHEVGPSQHEIDLRYGDALTMADNAMTYRLVVKEVAMHHNVYATFMPKPLGDSNGNGMHTHLSLFRGNENAFFDPKKKDGLSDLCLAFIAGLLRHAPELTLVFNQWANSYKRLVPGFEAPLYLSWAHKNRSDLIRIPTLRRGHESDTRIEFRSPDPACNPYLTFACMLAAGLEGVEKGYPPVPPVEENVFELSPEERAKRGIGTLPSDLNEAIKLAEESELLKRVFGEALHRKFIENKKLEWERYRAHVSDYELNTYLPIL
- the amt gene encoding ammonium transporter encodes the protein MRTTQRVAATLGLATAFLLLSADAGWTQEAKELTKAVADMRVALDTVWVMVAGFLVFWMHAGFAMLESGLCRAKNTVAILYKNFGVVAVSSLAFWVIGFALMFGDGNAFTGMHGLFLAGADNSPLMGSAYKGVFASLNWTGIPLYAKFFFQLVFAATAATIVSGCVAERIHFSSFMIFSFLLVAILYPIQGHWIWGGGWLGSWGFLDFAGSTVVHSVGGWAGLAGIIVLGPRLGKYDAQGRMTPIPGHNMALVTLGGFILWLGWFGFNPGSTMAADPGAIARIAVTTNLAAAAGVITSSIFSRMFFGKADLSMSVNGALAGLVAITAPCAFVTPAVSVLIGAIAGTLVCLSVPFFDRVRIDDPVGAISVHLVCGVFGTIALGLWGNPGLTGGAAGLFYGGGTGFLFKQIVGVAAVGAFTFVLSLILWYIVRAIVGIRVSPENEYTGLDLAEHGMEAYPKS
- a CDS encoding divalent-cation tolerance protein CutA; amino-acid sequence: MGELREGRDFRVVFVTAGAEEEGAKIARALVGEKLAACVNIVPGLRSIYAWKGKIEDDPEVLLIIKTVASNLEALSRRVAELHSYDVPEVVALALDRGRESYLDWLAENCHTSVGE
- a CDS encoding acyl-CoA dehydrogenase family protein; protein product: MAIATHPNLTDEQAALRSLARDFAEGRLAPGAADRDRTEAFPEGAFLEAARLGLLGVEFPEALGGGGRGISENILVLEELARVDASFSLTVAASSGLAARHICIGGSKAQAERWIPPLLEGGLGAWALTEPDAGSDAAALKCRAAADGGGYVLNGAKMFISQGSRFSTLVVMARTGEGHGGISAFVVEKGDAGRTSRPLKGKLGMRSMDTAEIVFENCRIPGDRLLGRLGGGFAQAMAVIVPGRIGVSGIAAGIGQGALEAAENYALERRAFGKNISDFGAIREMLAESAIDLAASRALTEEAARRWDAGEECEESASMAKLFASEAAVRVCDRAIQIFGGSGYLDDTPVGRFWRDARLMPIGEGTSEIQRVIISKSVLS